In Phaseolus vulgaris cultivar G19833 chromosome 3, P. vulgaris v2.0, whole genome shotgun sequence, the sequence ACGAAACAAACGTGCTAGAATTTCAGTCAACGAAGTTAAATCAATCCTTTTGtaattattgttgtttttatgATGAAAAAAAGAGAGCAGTTAAATCCATTATTTTGGTATGTTCATTTCATTGTCCACTTCATGGTCTCTCTCTTCTACAATGAAATAAAGCATATTTAGAATATTGttaacttatatataaataaatgcatCCATAATTACTATATTATACTAAATAACATTTACTCCTAGATTTTTTAAAGccgaattttttttataattttaatagaaTCACATTCACGTTGCttatcatatttataaaattattttttaatttttatttatagatttttttttactttttaaattttatttcttaattcgtaaatttttttgaagtatagtaaatatgatatttttaaataagaaaggaaaaataaatgaCATTTTATTAAAGGcataaaaagtatatttaatttattaaaatcataaaaaatatgaatgtcTATTCCAAAGATAAacagttttattaaaaattaaaaattaatatatattttgaataaaataagaaaattgaatataacTTTATGAATAACATAAAGATAAgcataatttattaaattcatAAGAAATATGAATATCTAGgccaaaacaaaaataattaattcaattcTATCCAATAGTTAGGTATTCGATATAATTTGatgttttcataattataaattcatagatatatatttcattttattttgatattatattttcggtaaaatatttagttgtaaaacatataaaaacaattattaaagaCACTCGtgtaattcaaaattaaaattaaaggtttttaaaaaatcttaacTCATTATGAACTAAACCAACCTGAATATACCACTCAAATAAGTCGGAATCTAGAGAATTCATGTCCAACTAGATTAGCCCTATGAATATctattaaacaaattattatatacTTTAAATTCAGAGATAAGACTATCATATCATTACACCTTTTTAACTTTAATGATAATAAGCACAATTTTCCCGTGATGTAGATTTAGTATACACTATTACCCAGATAAACTCAAACACAATCGGTTAAGAAAAATCGCAAACAAGCTTAAAATAagagtaaaaatataaaataattaatcagaAATTCCAAGTATGATACACACTACCATCAAAATTTACACCGTATACATTCCCAAACTAGACTCGAAAGGGAAACTAACATAATCTAATAACACTATAATTAACCCTTAATAATACAATAAGAAATCAGACATAGAGATGACATATTTACAGATGAACTACTGTTACAGGAAACAATGGTAGACAAACATACATAAAGTTTTCCAACATGTACTAAATTATTTACCTCAAACTTAATAAAACGTTCCACGGTTATATTTTTTCTCACTCGTAACTCATGGTAATATTACCAACACCAAACAAAAACATAAGCGGACTCAAAAGCAATCATAGCACGAGAATTGCAAAGATATTTTGTACGACAAAATCGATAGCAAACAATACCAACAAATAACAAAAACTTACATAATTAATCTCTTCAGTTTTACTACTAAAACGGGATTCGGGGTGAAAAAGAGCCATGATTCAGGCGTTCAAAACTGATAATTTCCTATAGTCTTACATATAAGGCACTCCAAACATTCGGAAAATGAAACAACAAACGATAACAGTAAAAAATCAGCGATAACGACGAAGAGAAAGAGTGTTGTTTCTCTTCCAGGTTGCCCGGCGGGATGGACGATTTTTGTGGTACAGATGTCCTCTGCCACGTAAACCCCTGTTACTTTTCCCAGCGGAAGTGAGGCCACGAAGTTCCCTGTGTTTATGGACTGGATTGCACAGCCAGTTGATTCTTGGATCATTTCTTACAGCACTGTGGGCAACATCCACCAGAACGACCTCAAAATATTTGTAGGTTGAGTCCTGTAACACAATAGCATTATAACAACCAATCAGCAATTTATAAGCAGGTTCCACTTTCATCAATGGTAAAACATGTTAACTAACCTCATTCACCCAGTAAGAATTGAGGACCCTGAGGCCACCCAACTTCCTTCCTGCTCGCTCCTCAGAAACAGACCTCTTGCTGCGCTGAAACTTCAATTGAGTAACACCTTGGTTGGTTGGCTTACCGTAAACAATACCTTTGGGAACTGGTCTCTTCCTGCCACCCCTCCTCACACGTACACGGTAAACCACATAACCCTGGAATAACATAAGAGGATGATCACAATCACAATTCAAGTGAAGCTGGCTGCGACAGCTATACTACAAGGACTGGCCTAGTTGATGGTAATGAAAAAAGGTGTATGGCAATTAAAAATGGCAAggtagaaaaaatatatttacttgtcaaaagtaaataaaaatcgAAAAACTCTTTTGATTGTTACAAAAAGCGCAGTtcacaagaaaaaaaactacTGCGTCAGATGACCAACAACTAGTCTAAAAATGAATCCGATCATTTAGAGATATGGCAATCCTACAAGAGAAAATACAAATTCATCCGGACACTGTTTTCAATATAGGAACATCTTTGTTCTGAGATATCTTCGAAATTCACCTAACTATGCTATCCAGTGTTCAAAAGGTTTATTTCATCACGGTTCGAAATTTAACTGACCTAACTATACTAATCACATTTTACCAGGacattcaaacaaaaaaataaccGAAAGTGGATTACAAAGAAGTCCCCCTGTTTTGTAACCATCCAGCTAAAAATgccatttatttattgttaacaATTGCAACTAAATGTAAAAACGAAAAAATTTAGCATACAAGATTGAACAACGCATTGAAATGAACTACTAAAATATTTCGTCAAACATATACAAATTTCCTCACCTGCTTAGCCTTATAACCCAGGCGGCGAGCCTTGTCTGGGCGAGTAGGCCTTGTCAAACGAACAATTGAAGGTTGCTGGCGGTATTCCCAACACCTCACCCGCTGCAAGAATCTCATAACATCGGACTGCTTCTTGCGCCAGAGCTCCGAGACATACTTGTAGGCACCTGTTGCCACATAAatcaacacaactcaaaaaaaTTGCAACACAAATAAAGCCGAAACACACTTGTATAACAAAATGCCATGATGAGAAACTAATCAAGCATAATCCATAAAAATAAGCCTTAAGGGACTAAATAGGAACAAATAGCATGAATCTAACATATTAGTAATCATTTATTCCATTTAGGGTGATAAAAGACTTGTCAGGCCTAAAATTGGCAATTAGCACCAGTGCATAGCATAGAATATAAAATCTTATCAGTTGAATGAACCAAAATCATATTaacgaaaaataaaaaatgaaaaggaaacaaaagaaTTCATAAGAGATATAAAAACATCGATTTCCTAGACATGTTTTCCACTAGTTATACTTTCTTAAATCTTACTATCAAAACCAAAAAACTTCTAAGAAGGAATGAGACAAAGACCATATTCAAGTAGAGGACGTGACAGTGAAAACTATGAACAAAACTTCTCATTGAAAAATGGCGCATCGAACAGACACATTCATCCGAAATTCAAACTGAAATGTAGTGGCGAAGAGAGAAATGAGAGATAGACAGAGAAAATACCCATCGTGCGGAAGCGCGCAGTCGCAGTAGCAAAGTGTTAGGGTTTTCGGATCCTCTTTTAACTTTTATAGAGACCACCCCAGCTTAAGTCATAGATGATAGATCTCAGCCGTCCGTTACATTTCTTTAACCTAAGTGCATTAGAGCATTTGAACGGATCCAGCCCGCTAAATTTGTACCACTTAAGAAGAGCTTCTATTCTTaccccttttttttctttcttcacccCTTATCTTTATATGAagattcatattttaatatatattttgaaaaatatgtattattttaaaatgtttaaaaaaataatgaattgtgtaattatatatttttttaaattattaatataaattatattgattATTACATTATTCAAGAACATTATATAGAATGTAATTGTAATTAATCTAACCGTTGAATTTTAACTATATATTGATTGaaagtaaaattttataaaaataacataattaaattattcatattataattataatatatcttGAAAAATAAACCCTAAAATATTATGTTGATTCTCGATTACTTAAATAAGCTATCAAACtattgtaaataaatataaaattatatacacaTAATGTATGCAAATAAACCttaaattcaataataaattttttaattaaaatttactgaatggtgtttgatgaaagactGGTGTTGCTGTTGTGTGTGGGTGAGATGTGGGTAGattaaagtgtgatccactcttttgaatgaatctaaaactaatgtgaattgaaaccttttttaaattagatgtttttccaactatgtaaaaaacaacttgttgttttgtcgaatcatccggttgttttgctcttagaaattttgaaaaaggttgaaaattgtttaacTTAGTTGACTTAAATGTCAAACcagatcaatcggttgtttcgtgtttTTAATcgtttcaactgattgtttctttgaactgaatgtagctcttgttgTAAGAGTGCATTTTTCTTTCTCTGATCTCTTTgcaattctgtttttaagttgtttaagattttactagtataaacaaccgattgatttgaagaaacaaccaattattttttttgcttaACTTTTCACAAGTGTTATCAAATTTTGCTTATTGTTTCAAGAGACGACATGAAAAATAATTGGATTATTAAATCATTCAACAATTGTCACAAGCATGTCATACTTAGCTCCAAAGTTGTATTATATAAGGTGTCACAAGCTCGATGAATGTTGTAACAAAAACTCTAATAGAAAAATGATTACTCGAAGGaaagacattttttattttaaacaatgatgattcatcatttctttaaCAACGAGTGttgaaataatatgaaaaatgttcaaaagaaaaatttagATACGTTGAAGTGCTTTCAATTATAGTAAGAaaaaacaagttcaaaatttatttttatttattttacaattcgATGTGACGAAGAGTTTGGATGGATGTTAGACTAAGAATAACTTATCAAGAATTTGAAGATAGTATAACTTTTGATACCTTGTATAAAATCAATAAGTATACTATTTAATTTGTACCATTTACTGAATTGAATAACAATATTAGTCAAATTTATTTAGTTGTGCCTTATTACAAGATGATTCAAATAGTTCTTTTTCATTATTCTTCCATACTTCGGTTGTGTACGAATTTTTTATCTATTCTAACAAATAAAGATTTATTGTTGTTGAATATTTATCTcatttaaagttatatttaaaaaattaatatcaatattcaatattatttatataagtaAAAAATTACATCGAAATCTCTAagtaaagagaagaaaaaatgataaaaaaaagtgattcaAAATAGTAGATTAATTTGAAATGTCACTTAATAAGttatagtaaaaaaagaaaaataaatgtcaTGAATATGAAAAACATGATCACAACATTAGgaagaagaataaaaatgatttaatttctttatttgttttgtttttagattttattattagGTGATTTACTTCAAAGTgattaaaatgataaatttaaaaatgaacttgaaaagaaaaaaatatcatgagtataaaaattatatgatcGCAACACTATGacttgtaagaaaaaaaaaagatttaatttctttacattttctgcttttaaattttattattgtatttatgtGATTTACCTAAAAGTGAttcaaaatgataaatttaaGAATGATCTTTAAGTGTCACTTGATaagttatcataaaaaaaatgtcataaaTATTAGAAACATGATCACACCACTAGGACTTCTAAGAAAAAAGAGaatgatttaattatttttttattttagattttattattgtatttatgtGATTTACCTAAAAATGATTCAAAATGTAGATTTAATAATGGACTTGAAGTGTCACTTGATAAGTTAtcaataaaaaggaaaaaaaaagatgttATGAATATGAAAAACATGATGACAACACTTGGACTTGTAAGAAGAAAATTAatgatttaatttctttaacaTTTTTGCTTTTAAATTTTACTATTGTATTTATGTGATTACCTGTGTAACGTGTaaagaatattatttttctgAATTCATTAAACATACATGGTTTATATATGGTTTACATGTGTAGTTTGACTTGGATTATTCAATACAACCTATACCACAAACTACAGTTTCTATGAATTTGTAAATTAATACGAaagtaaatttaattattttttaaaaaataggaacaaaatatactataatttttttgtcagaTATGAATAAATGCAAGAGGAATGAAAAAGAATGACAAAAGCGAGAGGAGTTTTTAACAATACATATAAATTAATGAGGTGTAAAGAGAATTGAATTGTAATATACATCACGGAACACACATTtctacaaaatattattttttccatGAGATAGAAACATAATAATACACtaatgaattttaattaatttgagcttataatttaaaattaaataaaaaaatttaaagtataaCTAATTCTTTATTCTACTCTTGGAATAAGTGGATACTTATAGTGTTTGtgaatacatatatattattaactAACATTTTATGATCCCAAAACAAACCGAATTTATTTTCTCTACCTGACTCGTGCATATCATATCCATTTCATTATTCTCTCAAAAGtttgataagaaaataaaatggagAGAAAGGGAAATAGATgagattttattatataatttcttattAGATGAGAAAACAAACCATTTTGCTGACATTGTAAAATTGGTGGTGCAGCTAAAAGTAgagaaatttaaatataatttcttaaCCGCCTTACACCAAAGAAAAggtaaaaatgaaatataaagcGTGTACCCAAAGCAATTGAGAAACTATCTACTAGGCAGAGATCATAGAAACAAGAAAGCATAAGGTGGTAGCAAAATAGAGATGCATTTCATTAGATTTGAATAAAAAGTGATAATTTTACAGGGCGAAATTATTGAAAATTGACGGGAAGCAAAGTTACAATGAAATAAAATCCTTCCAAAAAGAAGTTTATTTCAAGGTTTGGATGAGAGAAGTTGATAACAATCGACTCTCAGCAAGCACAGGCACAGCAGCGCTAGCAGTTACAGAGTCTGTTTACTTTCTCGTAGGCAAATGGCTGCCGGCACAACTGTATAAAAATTGTCACCTATGTTTGCGCTCCCTCGAACCTCTCGAATGCCTTCCTTCGTCCTCCCACTCCATGGCCTGAGGCGGAGGAGACGGCTCATACCTTGAAGGCCTCCGTTTAAAATGCCGCTCATCGTCGCTTGATTCGTAATCCGCAGCGGCGCTGCCTTTCCTTCCTTCGTAATACCCGTTTGGCACTGCCTTGAGGTGTGCCGAAGAGGCGCCGGGAGCGGCGGCCGCGGCGGCCGGTTCCGTGGTCGAAGAAGAGATGACCTTTCTCTTCTTAGCGGGCTCCTCCTCAGCCGGGAAACTTATGCGGGAGAACACGCTGGCCTTCTGCTTGCGATCAGCTGCCGCTAATGCCGCGTTGGAAGGAGCTTTGGTCACTGGTTCCGATGACCTTCTTGACGAGGATTCTGAACGGTGATGACGATGATGGTGGTGACGCTCGTGCTCGTAATCGCGATCCCTATCTTCGCGTTCACGATCTGAGTGGTGGTCGGACTTTCTCTTGGCTGGGCGCGGAGGTTCCAGCTCCCGCGGAGAACGTTCTGGTGACAACCTCTCTGAACGGAAACGATGATGATGATGGTAATCGCTACCTGAGGAAGGTGGAATTGATTTCTACACCAAAATAAAAACGCCGAAATATTAGGACCATGTTCTGTAAGGCAGAACACTGTTTAAAAACATGACAAATGCACCAGTAGAGACCAGCAATTAGACCCAGTATTAAAACAAACCAgaaaaagactaaaataaaatGCACTTCTTCCAATACGACAACTTTTGAATTATTAAAAGTATTCgattttaagagaaaaataattgcattttcttttcaaaagttAATGCACTCTAAGTGCTTTCATAATCTTTGTCTGAATGAATTTGCACAGTACCCCCATTTTTACAGTACTTTTTGGAGCATCCAAAAGTAGTAATTAAATTCATCTTAACAATTCACAATAACATTATTGGGAAATCATAAAGACAACCAAAACAAGGGTCACCTATAAAAGATAACCATGACAACACCAAAGTTAGTTCGTTTTCTcagttatataaataaaacattaaaaccgTATAATTAAGGGTTCATTCTATTTTGTTGCACAGCGGAAAATGGGCCAACAAAAAAGCCCAATAATTCACCATGGTCAATTAGACCAGTCGGAAAAAGAATCCACGGCAAATAAATTGTCCACATTCCAAAAACGTGCCCCTCTCAACTGTAATTATAATTAACTTTAGTTTTTAGCCACTGCGAACCAAAAAGtgattaaagtaaaaaaaaaaaaaaaatctactaaAAATTACAAGGACCATTAGTGGCCCACAAAAGGGGGATTTATGAAATGTTTCATGAATGATGTTCGTATCTAAAAATCGGCAGGGGCCAGCTGAATCCATGGCAAGGACATGAAGGTATTCCCCCTacccaaaatatataataagtgGAAAAACGTTGCCGCTAAAACGGCGAAACATCGCCAGAAATTAATGCGCCACAAATCCCCCTGGAACCATAAACCCATGGTTCAGCCCACTTAGTATTTAAAGAAAAGACTTACTTGAAAAGTCCATATTCCATACACCAGTTATTAGACGCATGCTACGTAACTTACAGATTCAAAATCAAATATCCAAATCTAGGAAGCCCAATTTTATGAACCAATTTATGCCATCCTCATCAGTAAGcataatagagaaaaaaaaacatcatcatTGGCTAATGATGGTTTGACACCATTTTTCTCTTACATCCAAAATACAAACtccataaattattattttattataacattttgcttttattattttaataatattttactatAAAATGTGGTTATTAAGTGAATGTAGGTTAAATTCCAAAATGTAATAACACCATTGCACCATTATCGTGCAGTGCAAAGCAACTCTATCCACTACTTTGGTTTTTAACCAATTGACTGCTGTTGACCACAGGATTATGGTGAGACGCGTGAGCGTTTGTTCCCTCAATCATTTTATGATCAACGAGTGTcacttgaataatttttttatcaataaatgaAGCAAAAATAATTAACTTCCACAGTTTACTATGAATAACAAGTGGGATTATCTGTGCAATCAGTGCTCTTTTGCAGGCTTGAGGTAACTGGCCAAAGTTTCGATATAGAAAAAACGCAAGAAAGTAAATGGCACATAAAAAGTCCATAGAAAAAGAgagtaaaattgaataaaaagcACATACAGTTTTTGGTTTCATTGAAGAAACATCTCCAACACTGCTCACTTCCCTACCAAAGTCTCGATCTTTGGAGAAGTCCCTgttcaagaaagaaaataaagtcACTAAAACAATAACACGTATATATCCATCGTCGGAGGTTTTTTGTTAGTTATTTTACGAAAACATAGCAACgcatttctttatttttggGGGCTGACAATAATCATAAATTCACTctagaattataaaaaaaaagtctacTAATGTGACACGTATA encodes:
- the LOC137808096 gene encoding large ribosomal subunit protein eL15z; translation: MGAYKYVSELWRKKQSDVMRFLQRVRCWEYRQQPSIVRLTRPTRPDKARRLGYKAKQGYVVYRVRVRRGGRKRPVPKGIVYGKPTNQGVTQLKFQRSKRSVSEERAGRKLGGLRVLNSYWVNEDSTYKYFEVVLVDVAHSAVRNDPRINWLCNPVHKHRELRGLTSAGKSNRGLRGRGHLYHKNRPSRRATWKRNNTLSLRRYR